The Falco peregrinus isolate bFalPer1 chromosome 1, bFalPer1.pri, whole genome shotgun sequence genome has a window encoding:
- the ZFYVE27 gene encoding protrudin isoform X3, which yields MQAVERDGAAGGPDGAAGSGEAPPEPPPPRAAAAFDLLELVRSYRRLELYLEPLRDAAEGVRSLLRWQRPVCSLLVCLGLNFLLLTLGQGACGGGGRSPPGAPRADAVPPLPAAWYSVLALLVAVPALLGYLQESCRARPSEPELERRRYHSVRREDLRRVQLSRQEAIAQVKSFLIQLEGFLSGMCCTCEAVYRVLYWENPTVSSQFYGALLGTVCVLYLLPLCWVLAIFNSTLFLGNTQFYQVIMELKATIEQCVGTKPLESIPEPAEPLPAAAPLDRTPTPTSTEDLTPGSVEEAEEAEPDEEFKDAIEENQLLVMEDDESSQCSADFDLSLPDNGFMSKNEVIRSKVSRLTERLRKRYPSNNFGSCTGCAATFSVLKKRRSCSNCGNSFCSRCCSFKVPKAVMGATAPEAQREMVFVCALCNQVLIK from the exons ATGCAGGCGGTAGAGCGGGACGGGGCGGCAGGCGGCCCCGATGGGGCGGCGGGGAGTGGTGAGGCCccgccggagccgccgccgcccagAGCCGCCGCCGCTTTCGacctgctggagctggtgcgGAGCTACCGGCGGCTGGAGCTGTACCTGGAGCCGCTGCGGGACGCCGCCGAGGGCGTCCGTTCCCTCCTGCG GTGGCAGCGGCCCGTGTGCTCCCTGCTGGTCTGCCTCGGCCTCAACTTCCTCCTGCTCACCCTGGGCCAAGGTGCgtgcggcggcgggggccggtCCCCTCCCGGCGCCCCCCGCGCTGACGCTGTCCCCCCTCTTCCAGCCGCCTGGTACTCGGTGCTTGCCCTGCTGGTCGCCGTGCCGGCCCTGCTGGGCTACCTGCAGGAGTCGTGCCGGGCCCGGCCCTCGGAGCCGGAGCTGGAGCGCAGGCGGTACCACAGCGTGCGCCGGGAGGACCTGCGCAGGGTGCAGCTCTCGCGGCAGGAGGCCATCGCCCAGGTCAAGAGCTT CCTGATCCAGCTGGAGGGGTTCCTGAGTGGGATGTGCTGCACCTGTGAGGCAGTGTACCGCGTACTGTACTGGGAGAACCCTACTGTCTCTTCCCA ATTTTATGGAGCGCTACTGGGCACTGTCTGTGTCCTTTacctgctgcctctctgctggGTCCTGGCCATCTTCAACAGCACTCTCTTCTTGGGTAACACCCAGTTCTACCAAG TGATAATGGAACTCAAGGCCACAATTGAGCAGTGTGTGGGCACCAAACCCCTTGAGAGCATTCCAGAACCTGCTGAacccctgccagctgctgccccgCTGGATCGGACCCCCACACccaccagcacagag GACCTTACCCCTGGCAGTGTGGAAGAGGCGGAGGAGGCAGAGCCTGATGAAGAGTTCAAAGATGCTATTGAG GAGAACCAGCTACTGGTCATG GAGGATGACGAGAGCTCTCAGTGCTCAGCAGATTTTGACCTCAGCCTCCCGGACAATGGTTTTATGAGCAAAAATGAGGTGATCCGCAGCAAGGTGTCACGCCTGACTGAGCGCCTGCGCAAGCGCTACCCCAGCAACAACTTTG gGAGCTGCACAGGTTGTGCAGCCACCTTCTCTGTGCTCAAGAAGAGG CGGAGCTGCAGTAACTGTGGGAACAGCTTCTGCTCCAGGTGTTGTTCCTTCAAAGTCCCCAAGGCTGTGATGGGAGCTACGG CCCCGGAAGCTCAGAGGGAGATGGTGTTCGTGTGTGCTCTGTGCAACCAGGTGCTCATCAAGTGA
- the ZFYVE27 gene encoding protrudin isoform X4, protein MQAVERDGAAGGPDGAAGSGEAPPEPPPPRAAAAFDLLELVRSYRRLELYLEPLRDAAEGVRSLLRWQRPVCSLLVCLGLNFLLLTLGQGACGGGGRSPPGAPRADAVPPLPAAWYSVLALLVAVPALLGYLQESCRARPSEPELERRRYHSVRREDLRRVQLSRQEAIAQVKSFLIQLEGFLSGMCCTCEAVYRVLYWENPTVSSQFYGALLGTVCVLYLLPLCWVLAIFNSTLFLGNTQFYQVIMELKATIEQCVGTKPLESIPEPAEPLPAAAPLDRTPTPTSTEDLTPGSVEEAEEAEPDEEFKDAIEEDDESSQCSADFDLSLPDNGFMSKNEVIRSKVSRLTERLRKRYPSNNFGSCTGCAATFSVLKKRRSCSNCGNSFCSRCCSFKVPKAVMGATAPEAQREMVFVCALCNQVLIK, encoded by the exons ATGCAGGCGGTAGAGCGGGACGGGGCGGCAGGCGGCCCCGATGGGGCGGCGGGGAGTGGTGAGGCCccgccggagccgccgccgcccagAGCCGCCGCCGCTTTCGacctgctggagctggtgcgGAGCTACCGGCGGCTGGAGCTGTACCTGGAGCCGCTGCGGGACGCCGCCGAGGGCGTCCGTTCCCTCCTGCG GTGGCAGCGGCCCGTGTGCTCCCTGCTGGTCTGCCTCGGCCTCAACTTCCTCCTGCTCACCCTGGGCCAAGGTGCgtgcggcggcgggggccggtCCCCTCCCGGCGCCCCCCGCGCTGACGCTGTCCCCCCTCTTCCAGCCGCCTGGTACTCGGTGCTTGCCCTGCTGGTCGCCGTGCCGGCCCTGCTGGGCTACCTGCAGGAGTCGTGCCGGGCCCGGCCCTCGGAGCCGGAGCTGGAGCGCAGGCGGTACCACAGCGTGCGCCGGGAGGACCTGCGCAGGGTGCAGCTCTCGCGGCAGGAGGCCATCGCCCAGGTCAAGAGCTT CCTGATCCAGCTGGAGGGGTTCCTGAGTGGGATGTGCTGCACCTGTGAGGCAGTGTACCGCGTACTGTACTGGGAGAACCCTACTGTCTCTTCCCA ATTTTATGGAGCGCTACTGGGCACTGTCTGTGTCCTTTacctgctgcctctctgctggGTCCTGGCCATCTTCAACAGCACTCTCTTCTTGGGTAACACCCAGTTCTACCAAG TGATAATGGAACTCAAGGCCACAATTGAGCAGTGTGTGGGCACCAAACCCCTTGAGAGCATTCCAGAACCTGCTGAacccctgccagctgctgccccgCTGGATCGGACCCCCACACccaccagcacagag GACCTTACCCCTGGCAGTGTGGAAGAGGCGGAGGAGGCAGAGCCTGATGAAGAGTTCAAAGATGCTATTGAG GAGGATGACGAGAGCTCTCAGTGCTCAGCAGATTTTGACCTCAGCCTCCCGGACAATGGTTTTATGAGCAAAAATGAGGTGATCCGCAGCAAGGTGTCACGCCTGACTGAGCGCCTGCGCAAGCGCTACCCCAGCAACAACTTTG gGAGCTGCACAGGTTGTGCAGCCACCTTCTCTGTGCTCAAGAAGAGG CGGAGCTGCAGTAACTGTGGGAACAGCTTCTGCTCCAGGTGTTGTTCCTTCAAAGTCCCCAAGGCTGTGATGGGAGCTACGG CCCCGGAAGCTCAGAGGGAGATGGTGTTCGTGTGTGCTCTGTGCAACCAGGTGCTCATCAAGTGA
- the ZFYVE27 gene encoding protrudin isoform X7, with translation MQAVERDGAAGGPDGAAGSGEAPPEPPPPRAAAAFDLLELVRSYRRLELYLEPLRDAAEGVRSLLRWQRPVCSLLVCLGLNFLLLTLGQAAWYSVLALLVAVPALLGYLQESCRARPSEPELERRRYHSVRREDLRRVQLSRQEAIAQVKSFLIQLEGFLSGMCCTCEAVYRVLYWENPTVSSQFYGALLGTVCVLYLLPLCWVLAIFNSTLFLGNTQFYQVIMELKATIEQCVGTKPLESIPEPAEPLPAAAPLDRTPTPTSTEDLTPGSVEEAEEAEPDEEFKDAIEEDDESSQCSADFDLSLPDNGFMSKNEVIRSKVSRLTERLRKRYPSNNFGSCTGCAATFSVLKKRRSCSNCGNSFCSRCCSFKVPKAVMGATAPEAQREMVFVCALCNQVLIK, from the exons ATGCAGGCGGTAGAGCGGGACGGGGCGGCAGGCGGCCCCGATGGGGCGGCGGGGAGTGGTGAGGCCccgccggagccgccgccgcccagAGCCGCCGCCGCTTTCGacctgctggagctggtgcgGAGCTACCGGCGGCTGGAGCTGTACCTGGAGCCGCTGCGGGACGCCGCCGAGGGCGTCCGTTCCCTCCTGCG GTGGCAGCGGCCCGTGTGCTCCCTGCTGGTCTGCCTCGGCCTCAACTTCCTCCTGCTCACCCTGGGCCAAG CCGCCTGGTACTCGGTGCTTGCCCTGCTGGTCGCCGTGCCGGCCCTGCTGGGCTACCTGCAGGAGTCGTGCCGGGCCCGGCCCTCGGAGCCGGAGCTGGAGCGCAGGCGGTACCACAGCGTGCGCCGGGAGGACCTGCGCAGGGTGCAGCTCTCGCGGCAGGAGGCCATCGCCCAGGTCAAGAGCTT CCTGATCCAGCTGGAGGGGTTCCTGAGTGGGATGTGCTGCACCTGTGAGGCAGTGTACCGCGTACTGTACTGGGAGAACCCTACTGTCTCTTCCCA ATTTTATGGAGCGCTACTGGGCACTGTCTGTGTCCTTTacctgctgcctctctgctggGTCCTGGCCATCTTCAACAGCACTCTCTTCTTGGGTAACACCCAGTTCTACCAAG TGATAATGGAACTCAAGGCCACAATTGAGCAGTGTGTGGGCACCAAACCCCTTGAGAGCATTCCAGAACCTGCTGAacccctgccagctgctgccccgCTGGATCGGACCCCCACACccaccagcacagag GACCTTACCCCTGGCAGTGTGGAAGAGGCGGAGGAGGCAGAGCCTGATGAAGAGTTCAAAGATGCTATTGAG GAGGATGACGAGAGCTCTCAGTGCTCAGCAGATTTTGACCTCAGCCTCCCGGACAATGGTTTTATGAGCAAAAATGAGGTGATCCGCAGCAAGGTGTCACGCCTGACTGAGCGCCTGCGCAAGCGCTACCCCAGCAACAACTTTG gGAGCTGCACAGGTTGTGCAGCCACCTTCTCTGTGCTCAAGAAGAGG CGGAGCTGCAGTAACTGTGGGAACAGCTTCTGCTCCAGGTGTTGTTCCTTCAAAGTCCCCAAGGCTGTGATGGGAGCTACGG CCCCGGAAGCTCAGAGGGAGATGGTGTTCGTGTGTGCTCTGTGCAACCAGGTGCTCATCAAGTGA
- the MARVELD1 gene encoding MARVEL domain-containing protein 1 produces the protein MARTAPPAVPPPPGPPARGSLSLHRAYLRSPLGLLRLGQLALGAAFWVTVAAHKYEGAAHFALFAAVLVWLLTLALFGLSLLGRWALVPWLGSRWLLTNLVHDLALGVGLYAAATGIMGYKAGQRSYCNLPGYSQHCLYGAYLSASVCGGIAACLYLFSGLYCLSRRCQDQRDII, from the coding sequence ATGGCCCGCACGGCTCCCCCGGCAGTGCCACcgcccccggggccgccggccCGCGGCTCCCTCAGTCTGCACCGTGCCTACCTGCGGAGCCCGCTGGGCCTGCTGCGCCTGGGGCAGCTGGCGCTGGGCGCTGCCTTCTGGGTGACGGTGGCGGCTCACAAGTACGAAGGAGCGGCCCACTTCGCCCTCTTCGCTGCCGTGCTGGTCTGGCTTCTCACCCTGGCCCTCTTCGGGCTGAGCCTGCTGGGGCGCTGGGCGCTGGTGCCCTGGCTGGGCTCCCGCTGGCTCCTCACCAACCTGGTGCACGACCTGGCGCTGGGCGTGGGGCTCTACGCAGCTGCCACTGGCATCATGGGCTACaaggctgggcagagaagcTATTGCAACCTGCCGGGCTACAGCCAGCACTGCCTCTACGGCGCCTACCTGAGCGCCTCCGTCTGCGGGGGCATCGCCGCCTGCCTGTACCTTTTCTCGGGGCTCTACTGCCTTTCACGGCGCTGCCAGGACCAGCGTGACATCATCTGA
- the ZFYVE27 gene encoding protrudin isoform X1, whose translation MQAVERDGAAGGPDGAAGSGEAPPEPPPPRAAAAFDLLELVRSYRRLELYLEPLRDAAEGVRSLLRWQRPVCSLLVCLGLNFLLLTLGQGACGGGGRSPPGAPRADAVPPLPAAWYSVLALLVAVPALLGYLQESCRARPSEPELERRRYHSVRREDLRRVQLSRQEAIAQVKSFLIQLEGFLSGMCCTCEAVYRVLYWENPTVSSQFYGALLGTVCVLYLLPLCWVLAIFNSTLFLGNTQFYQVIMELKATIEQCVGTKPLESIPEPAEPLPAAAPLDRTPTPTSTEDLTPGSVEEAEEAEPDEEFKDAIEENQLLVMEDDESSQCSADFDLSLPDNGFMSKNEVIRSKVSRLTERLRKRYPSNNFGSCTGCAATFSVLKKRVSFCLLPSLLPAPGAERSCSNCGNSFCSRCCSFKVPKAVMGATAPEAQREMVFVCALCNQVLIK comes from the exons ATGCAGGCGGTAGAGCGGGACGGGGCGGCAGGCGGCCCCGATGGGGCGGCGGGGAGTGGTGAGGCCccgccggagccgccgccgcccagAGCCGCCGCCGCTTTCGacctgctggagctggtgcgGAGCTACCGGCGGCTGGAGCTGTACCTGGAGCCGCTGCGGGACGCCGCCGAGGGCGTCCGTTCCCTCCTGCG GTGGCAGCGGCCCGTGTGCTCCCTGCTGGTCTGCCTCGGCCTCAACTTCCTCCTGCTCACCCTGGGCCAAGGTGCgtgcggcggcgggggccggtCCCCTCCCGGCGCCCCCCGCGCTGACGCTGTCCCCCCTCTTCCAGCCGCCTGGTACTCGGTGCTTGCCCTGCTGGTCGCCGTGCCGGCCCTGCTGGGCTACCTGCAGGAGTCGTGCCGGGCCCGGCCCTCGGAGCCGGAGCTGGAGCGCAGGCGGTACCACAGCGTGCGCCGGGAGGACCTGCGCAGGGTGCAGCTCTCGCGGCAGGAGGCCATCGCCCAGGTCAAGAGCTT CCTGATCCAGCTGGAGGGGTTCCTGAGTGGGATGTGCTGCACCTGTGAGGCAGTGTACCGCGTACTGTACTGGGAGAACCCTACTGTCTCTTCCCA ATTTTATGGAGCGCTACTGGGCACTGTCTGTGTCCTTTacctgctgcctctctgctggGTCCTGGCCATCTTCAACAGCACTCTCTTCTTGGGTAACACCCAGTTCTACCAAG TGATAATGGAACTCAAGGCCACAATTGAGCAGTGTGTGGGCACCAAACCCCTTGAGAGCATTCCAGAACCTGCTGAacccctgccagctgctgccccgCTGGATCGGACCCCCACACccaccagcacagag GACCTTACCCCTGGCAGTGTGGAAGAGGCGGAGGAGGCAGAGCCTGATGAAGAGTTCAAAGATGCTATTGAG GAGAACCAGCTACTGGTCATG GAGGATGACGAGAGCTCTCAGTGCTCAGCAGATTTTGACCTCAGCCTCCCGGACAATGGTTTTATGAGCAAAAATGAGGTGATCCGCAGCAAGGTGTCACGCCTGACTGAGCGCCTGCGCAAGCGCTACCCCAGCAACAACTTTG gGAGCTGCACAGGTTGTGCAGCCACCTTCTCTGTGCTCAAGAAGAGGGTGAGTTTTTGTCTTCTGCCCAGCTTGCTGCCTGCACCTGGGGCAGag CGGAGCTGCAGTAACTGTGGGAACAGCTTCTGCTCCAGGTGTTGTTCCTTCAAAGTCCCCAAGGCTGTGATGGGAGCTACGG CCCCGGAAGCTCAGAGGGAGATGGTGTTCGTGTGTGCTCTGTGCAACCAGGTGCTCATCAAGTGA
- the AVPI1 gene encoding arginine vasopressin-induced protein 1, translated as MGTPASVASDPPGQTAPAACGRKRASANIFQGVGLPELRSLFQSGGAERPEERARLVWRYAGQRRMARALRRLRRRTARPGSGMAALRRFGRLRIAEEPEGGRGTQAPLGSTYQR; from the exons ATGGGCACGCCCGCGTCGGTAGCGAGCGACCCTCCAGGGCAGACGGCGCCGGCAGCCTGCGGCCGCAAGCGAGCATCGGCCAACATCTTCCAGGGCGTGGGGCTCCCGGAGCTGCGGAGCCTGTTCCAGAGCGGCGGGGCCGAGCGGCCCGAGGAGCGCGCCCGCCTCGTCTGGCGGTACGCGGGGCAGCGGCGCATGGCGCGGGCCCTGCGGCGGCTCCGGCGGCGgacggcccggcccggcagcgGGATGGCGGCGCTGCGACGCTTCGGCCGCCTGCG GATTGCGGAGGAGCCAGAGGGCGGCCGCGGGACCCAGGCGCCCTTGGGGTCCACGTACCAGCGCTGA
- the ZFYVE27 gene encoding protrudin isoform X6, translating to MQAVERDGAAGGPDGAAGSGEAPPEPPPPRAAAAFDLLELVRSYRRLELYLEPLRDAAEGVRSLLRWQRPVCSLLVCLGLNFLLLTLGQAAWYSVLALLVAVPALLGYLQESCRARPSEPELERRRYHSVRREDLRRVQLSRQEAIAQVKSFLIQLEGFLSGMCCTCEAVYRVLYWENPTVSSQFYGALLGTVCVLYLLPLCWVLAIFNSTLFLGNTQFYQVIMELKATIEQCVGTKPLESIPEPAEPLPAAAPLDRTPTPTSTEDLTPGSVEEAEEAEPDEEFKDAIEENQLLVMEDDESSQCSADFDLSLPDNGFMSKNEVIRSKVSRLTERLRKRYPSNNFGSCTGCAATFSVLKKRRSCSNCGNSFCSRCCSFKVPKAVMGATAPEAQREMVFVCALCNQVLIK from the exons ATGCAGGCGGTAGAGCGGGACGGGGCGGCAGGCGGCCCCGATGGGGCGGCGGGGAGTGGTGAGGCCccgccggagccgccgccgcccagAGCCGCCGCCGCTTTCGacctgctggagctggtgcgGAGCTACCGGCGGCTGGAGCTGTACCTGGAGCCGCTGCGGGACGCCGCCGAGGGCGTCCGTTCCCTCCTGCG GTGGCAGCGGCCCGTGTGCTCCCTGCTGGTCTGCCTCGGCCTCAACTTCCTCCTGCTCACCCTGGGCCAAG CCGCCTGGTACTCGGTGCTTGCCCTGCTGGTCGCCGTGCCGGCCCTGCTGGGCTACCTGCAGGAGTCGTGCCGGGCCCGGCCCTCGGAGCCGGAGCTGGAGCGCAGGCGGTACCACAGCGTGCGCCGGGAGGACCTGCGCAGGGTGCAGCTCTCGCGGCAGGAGGCCATCGCCCAGGTCAAGAGCTT CCTGATCCAGCTGGAGGGGTTCCTGAGTGGGATGTGCTGCACCTGTGAGGCAGTGTACCGCGTACTGTACTGGGAGAACCCTACTGTCTCTTCCCA ATTTTATGGAGCGCTACTGGGCACTGTCTGTGTCCTTTacctgctgcctctctgctggGTCCTGGCCATCTTCAACAGCACTCTCTTCTTGGGTAACACCCAGTTCTACCAAG TGATAATGGAACTCAAGGCCACAATTGAGCAGTGTGTGGGCACCAAACCCCTTGAGAGCATTCCAGAACCTGCTGAacccctgccagctgctgccccgCTGGATCGGACCCCCACACccaccagcacagag GACCTTACCCCTGGCAGTGTGGAAGAGGCGGAGGAGGCAGAGCCTGATGAAGAGTTCAAAGATGCTATTGAG GAGAACCAGCTACTGGTCATG GAGGATGACGAGAGCTCTCAGTGCTCAGCAGATTTTGACCTCAGCCTCCCGGACAATGGTTTTATGAGCAAAAATGAGGTGATCCGCAGCAAGGTGTCACGCCTGACTGAGCGCCTGCGCAAGCGCTACCCCAGCAACAACTTTG gGAGCTGCACAGGTTGTGCAGCCACCTTCTCTGTGCTCAAGAAGAGG CGGAGCTGCAGTAACTGTGGGAACAGCTTCTGCTCCAGGTGTTGTTCCTTCAAAGTCCCCAAGGCTGTGATGGGAGCTACGG CCCCGGAAGCTCAGAGGGAGATGGTGTTCGTGTGTGCTCTGTGCAACCAGGTGCTCATCAAGTGA
- the ZFYVE27 gene encoding protrudin isoform X5, producing MQAVERDGAAGGPDGAAGSGEAPPEPPPPRAAAAFDLLELVRSYRRLELYLEPLRDAAEGVRSLLRWQRPVCSLLVCLGLNFLLLTLGQAAWYSVLALLVAVPALLGYLQESCRARPSEPELERRRYHSVRREDLRRVQLSRQEAIAQVKSFLIQLEGFLSGMCCTCEAVYRVLYWENPTVSSQFYGALLGTVCVLYLLPLCWVLAIFNSTLFLGNTQFYQVIMELKATIEQCVGTKPLESIPEPAEPLPAAAPLDRTPTPTSTEDLTPGSVEEAEEAEPDEEFKDAIEENQLLVMEDDESSQCSADFDLSLPDNGFMSKNEVIRSKVSRLTERLRKRYPSNNFGSCTGCAATFSVLKKRVSFCLLPSLLPAPGAERSCSNCGNSFCSRCCSFKVPKAVMGATAPEAQREMVFVCALCNQVLIK from the exons ATGCAGGCGGTAGAGCGGGACGGGGCGGCAGGCGGCCCCGATGGGGCGGCGGGGAGTGGTGAGGCCccgccggagccgccgccgcccagAGCCGCCGCCGCTTTCGacctgctggagctggtgcgGAGCTACCGGCGGCTGGAGCTGTACCTGGAGCCGCTGCGGGACGCCGCCGAGGGCGTCCGTTCCCTCCTGCG GTGGCAGCGGCCCGTGTGCTCCCTGCTGGTCTGCCTCGGCCTCAACTTCCTCCTGCTCACCCTGGGCCAAG CCGCCTGGTACTCGGTGCTTGCCCTGCTGGTCGCCGTGCCGGCCCTGCTGGGCTACCTGCAGGAGTCGTGCCGGGCCCGGCCCTCGGAGCCGGAGCTGGAGCGCAGGCGGTACCACAGCGTGCGCCGGGAGGACCTGCGCAGGGTGCAGCTCTCGCGGCAGGAGGCCATCGCCCAGGTCAAGAGCTT CCTGATCCAGCTGGAGGGGTTCCTGAGTGGGATGTGCTGCACCTGTGAGGCAGTGTACCGCGTACTGTACTGGGAGAACCCTACTGTCTCTTCCCA ATTTTATGGAGCGCTACTGGGCACTGTCTGTGTCCTTTacctgctgcctctctgctggGTCCTGGCCATCTTCAACAGCACTCTCTTCTTGGGTAACACCCAGTTCTACCAAG TGATAATGGAACTCAAGGCCACAATTGAGCAGTGTGTGGGCACCAAACCCCTTGAGAGCATTCCAGAACCTGCTGAacccctgccagctgctgccccgCTGGATCGGACCCCCACACccaccagcacagag GACCTTACCCCTGGCAGTGTGGAAGAGGCGGAGGAGGCAGAGCCTGATGAAGAGTTCAAAGATGCTATTGAG GAGAACCAGCTACTGGTCATG GAGGATGACGAGAGCTCTCAGTGCTCAGCAGATTTTGACCTCAGCCTCCCGGACAATGGTTTTATGAGCAAAAATGAGGTGATCCGCAGCAAGGTGTCACGCCTGACTGAGCGCCTGCGCAAGCGCTACCCCAGCAACAACTTTG gGAGCTGCACAGGTTGTGCAGCCACCTTCTCTGTGCTCAAGAAGAGGGTGAGTTTTTGTCTTCTGCCCAGCTTGCTGCCTGCACCTGGGGCAGag CGGAGCTGCAGTAACTGTGGGAACAGCTTCTGCTCCAGGTGTTGTTCCTTCAAAGTCCCCAAGGCTGTGATGGGAGCTACGG CCCCGGAAGCTCAGAGGGAGATGGTGTTCGTGTGTGCTCTGTGCAACCAGGTGCTCATCAAGTGA
- the ZFYVE27 gene encoding protrudin isoform X2, whose amino-acid sequence MQAVERDGAAGGPDGAAGSGEAPPEPPPPRAAAAFDLLELVRSYRRLELYLEPLRDAAEGVRSLLRWQRPVCSLLVCLGLNFLLLTLGQGACGGGGRSPPGAPRADAVPPLPAAWYSVLALLVAVPALLGYLQESCRARPSEPELERRRYHSVRREDLRRVQLSRQEAIAQVKSFLIQLEGFLSGMCCTCEAVYRVLYWENPTVSSQFYGALLGTVCVLYLLPLCWVLAIFNSTLFLGNTQFYQVIMELKATIEQCVGTKPLESIPEPAEPLPAAAPLDRTPTPTSTEDLTPGSVEEAEEAEPDEEFKDAIEEDDESSQCSADFDLSLPDNGFMSKNEVIRSKVSRLTERLRKRYPSNNFGSCTGCAATFSVLKKRVSFCLLPSLLPAPGAERSCSNCGNSFCSRCCSFKVPKAVMGATAPEAQREMVFVCALCNQVLIK is encoded by the exons ATGCAGGCGGTAGAGCGGGACGGGGCGGCAGGCGGCCCCGATGGGGCGGCGGGGAGTGGTGAGGCCccgccggagccgccgccgcccagAGCCGCCGCCGCTTTCGacctgctggagctggtgcgGAGCTACCGGCGGCTGGAGCTGTACCTGGAGCCGCTGCGGGACGCCGCCGAGGGCGTCCGTTCCCTCCTGCG GTGGCAGCGGCCCGTGTGCTCCCTGCTGGTCTGCCTCGGCCTCAACTTCCTCCTGCTCACCCTGGGCCAAGGTGCgtgcggcggcgggggccggtCCCCTCCCGGCGCCCCCCGCGCTGACGCTGTCCCCCCTCTTCCAGCCGCCTGGTACTCGGTGCTTGCCCTGCTGGTCGCCGTGCCGGCCCTGCTGGGCTACCTGCAGGAGTCGTGCCGGGCCCGGCCCTCGGAGCCGGAGCTGGAGCGCAGGCGGTACCACAGCGTGCGCCGGGAGGACCTGCGCAGGGTGCAGCTCTCGCGGCAGGAGGCCATCGCCCAGGTCAAGAGCTT CCTGATCCAGCTGGAGGGGTTCCTGAGTGGGATGTGCTGCACCTGTGAGGCAGTGTACCGCGTACTGTACTGGGAGAACCCTACTGTCTCTTCCCA ATTTTATGGAGCGCTACTGGGCACTGTCTGTGTCCTTTacctgctgcctctctgctggGTCCTGGCCATCTTCAACAGCACTCTCTTCTTGGGTAACACCCAGTTCTACCAAG TGATAATGGAACTCAAGGCCACAATTGAGCAGTGTGTGGGCACCAAACCCCTTGAGAGCATTCCAGAACCTGCTGAacccctgccagctgctgccccgCTGGATCGGACCCCCACACccaccagcacagag GACCTTACCCCTGGCAGTGTGGAAGAGGCGGAGGAGGCAGAGCCTGATGAAGAGTTCAAAGATGCTATTGAG GAGGATGACGAGAGCTCTCAGTGCTCAGCAGATTTTGACCTCAGCCTCCCGGACAATGGTTTTATGAGCAAAAATGAGGTGATCCGCAGCAAGGTGTCACGCCTGACTGAGCGCCTGCGCAAGCGCTACCCCAGCAACAACTTTG gGAGCTGCACAGGTTGTGCAGCCACCTTCTCTGTGCTCAAGAAGAGGGTGAGTTTTTGTCTTCTGCCCAGCTTGCTGCCTGCACCTGGGGCAGag CGGAGCTGCAGTAACTGTGGGAACAGCTTCTGCTCCAGGTGTTGTTCCTTCAAAGTCCCCAAGGCTGTGATGGGAGCTACGG CCCCGGAAGCTCAGAGGGAGATGGTGTTCGTGTGTGCTCTGTGCAACCAGGTGCTCATCAAGTGA